AACCCGAAGGCATAGCGCGCGTGCAGAATTTCCACTCCCAGCGATCGAAGCAAGGCGACGAGTTCTTCACGCGTGTACTGATCGCCAATGTGCTCTTTAGAAGCCCAGCACGTATACGTTTCGAAATAGCGCGATGGGAACAGATATCGATGGATCTTTTCACACGGCATAGCCAGATACAAGACGCCCCCTGGCTCCAGCGCGTTGACCAGATTGGTGATCACCTGCTGATTGCCCGGGATATGCTCAAGACAGTCGATTGAAAAGACAAAATCATACTTCTCGCGCTCATTCAGGCTCACGAGATCCTCAACGCAAAACGAGACGTTTTTCAAACCCTTTCGGCCGGCCTCCTCCTGAGATTCCCGTACGTGCTCCTCCGAAAGATCATACCCTGTAAAACGTGCTTGTGGAAAC
The genomic region above belongs to Candidatus Methylomirabilota bacterium and contains:
- a CDS encoding class I SAM-dependent methyltransferase, with product MNPIQKLGKQWFYRFYPSAFVSAYIRALYLKKYVRTIAFSKVLDAGCGPGLFTLFLAERFPQARFTGYDLSEEHVRESQEEAGRKGLKNVSFCVEDLVSLNEREKYDFVFSIDCLEHIPGNQQVITNLVNALEPGGVLYLAMPCEKIHRYLFPSRYFETYTCWASKEHIGDQYTREELVALLRSLGVEILHARYAFG